Proteins from a single region of Kluyveromyces lactis strain NRRL Y-1140 chromosome C complete sequence:
- the SWC4 gene encoding Swc4p (similar to uniprot|Q752S6 Ashbya gossypii AFR497C SWC4 SWR1-complex protein 4 and weakly similar to YGR002C uniprot|P53201 Saccharomyces cerevisiae YGR002C SWC4 Protein of unknown function component of the Swr1p complex that incorporates Htz1p into chromatin component of the NuA4 histone acetyltransferase complex) — protein MSSSDIFDVLNIRPKSSSPDAEAQTPTPSSGTVKHNKPQVTGIQRELYSLLGDNTPTVPIKQGNKFKDSLNSNIKPSPWSFVEFEANSHLKLRHWVKGSKELVGATVEPSSFAKFNQHLTIPSFDEQEFQQFMNGNNSEWKYGEVQYLFDLCRNYDMKWFVIADRFNYNGTERKLDDLKEMFYTVCQWYFLYKDPDNPLISQLNFPKEKELERKKYLERLLKRTAAEIAEEEALIIESRKFEMAAKKTLQEREALLQLLDHPHSDKPISQFLTSQGMSQLYANLLNDKNRKRKPDSNTPENPWMKQQQQFAQQRQQIQHQQQFKQGQIIQQQQQQQQQQQQQQQQKQQKQQKPQSDQITSKDQQPSENIEVKTEGQRLNKKQKIELQNALRRKQDSEYAEHLLEKFTLEERKALGVIAHGEKLAPGVYLRSSKISTYKPAVQNKIVATLQELGLPVRPAMPSLEVVQEHEKLLKKIATLLELKKQVDKLTAEKQIVK, from the coding sequence ATGTCATCTTCCGATATATTCGATGTTTTGAACATCAGACCTAagtcttcttctccagATGCAGAGGCCCAAACGCCTACACCAAGTTCTGGTACAGTGAAACATAACAAGCCACAAGTTACGGGTATCCAGAGAGAATTATACAGCTTATTGGGTGATAATACACCAACGGTGCCCATAAAACAGGGCAATAAATTTAAAGATTCGTTGAACTCCAACATCAAGCCCTCACCTTGGTCCTTTGTCGAGTTCGAGGCTAACTCTCATTTGAAGTTACGACACTGGGTGAAGGGTTCTAAGGAATTGGTCGGTGCTACAGTTGAACCAAGTTCTTTTGCCAAATTCAATCAACATTTGACTATACCTTCTTTCGATGAGCAAGAATTTCAACAGTTCATGAATGGGAACAATTCAGAGTGGAAATACGGTGAAGTTCAATACTTGTTCGATCTTTGTAGAAACTATGATATGAAATGGTTTGTTATCGCAGACAGATTTAACTACAACGGTACTGAAAGGAAGTTGGACGATTTAAAAGAGATGTTCTATACAGTGTGCCAATGGTATTTCTTATACAAGGATCCGGATAATCCCCTAATCTCACAGTTGAATTTCCCCaaggaaaaggaattggaaagaaagaagtatTTAGAGAGACTATTGAAGCGTACAGCAGCTGAAAtagctgaagaagaggcaCTAATCATTGAATCTAGGAAATTTGAAATGGCTGCCAAGAAGACGCTACAGGAAAGAGAGGCTTTGTTACAACTTCTTGACCATCCACATTCAGATAAACCCATTTCACAGTTCCTCACATCTCAAGGAATGTCACAGCTATATGCAAACTTATTAAATGATAAGAAtaggaaaagaaaacccGATTCTAACACTCCAGAGAATCCGTGGATgaaacagcagcagcaattTGCTCAACAGAGACAACAAATCCAACATCAGCAACAGTTTAAACAGGGACAAATTatacaacaacaacaacagcaacaacagcaacagcagcaacagcaacagcagaaacagcagaaacaacagaaaCCACAATCCGATCAAATCACTTCTAAGGATCAGCAACCTAGTGAGAACATAGAAGTTAAGACTGAAGGCCAACGGCTCAATAAAAAGCAAAAGATCGAATTACAAAATGCCCTTAGAAGAAAGCAGGATAGCGAGTATGCAGAGCATTTACTAGAAAAATTCACCCTAGAAGAGAGGAAAGCACTCGGCGTCATTGCCCATGGAGAAAAACTTGCTCCCGGAGTATACCTCAGGTCCTCAAAGATATCAACTTACAAGCCTGCTGTGCAAAACAAAATTGTCGCGACCTTACAAGAGTTGGGCCTACCGGTTCGACCTGCGATGCCATCTTTAGAAGTTGTTCAGGAGCATGAGAAGCTTCTTAAGAAAATTGCAACCTTATTAGAACTTAAGAAACAAGTTGATAAGCTAACGGCTGAAAAGCAGATAGTGAAATAG
- the MMS22 gene encoding Mms22p (weakly similar to uniprot|Q06164 Saccharomyces cerevisiae YLR320W MMS22 Protein involved in resistance to ionizing radiation acts with Mms1p in a repair pathway that may be involved in resolving replication intermediates or preventing the damage caused by blocked replication forks): MNQDSVVPNSEASDEEIVIPLHSEPNVFPIFDDEYQVRVIPGSLDNVAQTPPDIGVYSNSIRRALRKRKAIQKMPYSLDRIRHRQLLQGYDVSNFESLADHINLPSGSRQDITVNTDNGGVLNSSPVKGGLSQQEHSTIASTRLRRHHHFHISDDDDDDEVYGNAELDSDEIRDECHSESDSNQFDRSSLSYDDNVVFRGRQVNIRTGYKGVLPKMAWKKALDNNTVESNRQGRNKNNHYDENSRSKGLAKRKISRRTFNSRDDNLVNELIESDAEIEVGFPETYLRLQNEQDSMEDSKLEEYFLQKYEPEPDSDSDSNPPSSADDITEITSQGIELLTLDDDEKTALETIIFEPSSIEPSSAIAKDSTSEIDFMLTKTQKNRRSLDSKPTILKDKSKRTGIQRHGKKRARNITGSRGRERISMMNKVSPFRKVNSNKATRENSSKNSYREPFSMLGYPKVGKTGDKPDVKETRQENSKAVNRDKNTKKIKNGMKLFTIAPTPNAELNRKAMTFSTVVEELSDKFAVRPIAHIGRYKSTLPSNPNLEVKKPTTILNHSLLEALNKSLTFDSPNVIKLTLNGDNFIVSKFNQNAEETLREMLDSVVKFGGPDYEVNSLAKSLAEFLFSWTSTEVYDIIERFHHEFRAKVNSLRERAKPIHFFFIAVCQLLFLEISRYFSTSISVRNQIPEKITDHIISFFKLYSKCEIINLYRNNDTMTEAISLLRFVIEYLKCEEMLWQKLRRNKFSPAVAGVIAMTFRTNKQCWSMVKVNQTYQDAVSWIKFIGICSNEPYEWEITNDLALDLYAFFKARKFEDFEEESRYQNFPVVPHLEDELRETLFNTFINILESCRFSTSTLEKLTPMSKIHDLNSPSLFVNRLNLLLTLAYQSTYSYERHFEELLEQYVLNLDLDVHQVIIKAMLEGSLSFFSISHEKKHTVKGKWVPMLWKKVSIYKLNSINKVWRSFWKNLKDILPHLSKSRVAILRSFQSILHNMLLSDKKLNQATQLLDIYVESLEILNTDWIQTHVLQLLVSKAKENVTYLHYYCKIAKYLTCKNALTWWSLFHYNTFEDNESISVTYYTFLAEECDASTFSQMKLTVYQKILARLIKQTDPSLINLINVMASRDSKLQIKIRQTTMNENVNIMKQFLLALYSAGYTTLFHAFLNDLKDVYFQDSAEYEFIKDIVLFLNYKMIDTVRLYPVFIHLRSVFHINDEETENSALREYLRGLPSDNDRLLYLVERVLSTLENNMNITSLMETMKKAVKDKCFDDDIRTFSTVLSELPLKSPDIQLPPLLIVCVIFLELLNDRIESSPLRPSEARTESFIGLVYSISSNIHFCSQQLTLHEMKAPMRQYYRFFYNLLRMSLGFSQHRKIKSFLQNELSGLPNIETLRSSSVDCTFVDLNFERRFTDCLSKHSFNNFDLSAAFSSSEFLAVDIDYMTMISNEFLITT; this comes from the coding sequence ATGAATCAGGACTCTGTAGTCCCCAATTCGGAGGCTAGTGATGAAGAGATCGTAATACCTCTGCATTCGGAACCAAATGTATTTCCAATCTTCGATGACGAATACCAGGTACGCGTCATTCCGGGCAGTCTCGATAACGTAGCACAGACACCTCCTGATATTGGAGTTTACTCTAATAGTATAAGACGTGCATTGAGAAAGCGTAAAGCAATCCAGAAGATGCCGTATAGTTTGGATAGAATACGGCATCGGCAGTTATTGCAAGGGTACGATGTATCTAATTTCGAATCTCTAGCAGATCATATCAATCTGCCGAGTGGTTCCCGGCAAGATATTACTGTTAATACGGACAATGGGGGCGTGCTCAATTCGAGTCCTGTGAAGGGCGGCCTTTCACAGCAAGAACACTCGACTATTGCGTCAACAAGGCTTCGAAGGCATCACCATTTCCATAtttcagatgatgatgatgatgatgaggtATATGGTAATGCTGAACTAGACAGCGATGAAATTCGTGACGAGTGTCATTCGGAAAGTGACTCGAATCAGTTTGATAGATCCAGTTTATCCTATGATGATAACGTTGTTTTTAGAGGAAGGCAAGTCAATATCAGAACAGGATACAAAGGTGTATTACCCAAAATGGCGTGGAAGAAAGCACTTGATAACAATACAGTTGAAAGTAATAGACAAggaagaaataaaaataacCACTACGATGAAAATTCACGGAGTAAAGGTTTAGCcaagagaaaaatatcTCGTAGAACGTTTAATTCCAGAGACGACAACCTTGTAAACGAATTAATAGAATCGGATgctgaaattgaagttgGATTCCCGGAAACATATCTACGGCTACAGAATGAGCAAGATTCAATGGAAGACTCAAAACTAGAGGAATATTTTCTACAGAAATATGAGCCAGAACCAGATTCAGATTCAGATTCAAATCCACCATCTTCAGCTGATGATATTACTGAAATTACAAGCCAGGGGATCGAACTACTTACTctagatgatgatgaaaagacTGCGTTGGAAACAATAATCTTTGAACCTTCGAGCATTGAACCTTCATCTGCAATAGCTAAAGATTCTACTAGTGAAATAGATTTCATGCTAACAAAGACTCAGAAGAATCGTAGAAGTCTGGATAGTAAACCCACAATCCTGAAAGATAAATCAAAACGTACAGGTATCCAGCGTCATGGTAAGAAACGAGCTAGAAATATAACAGGATCACGCGGGCGAGAAAGAATATCCATGATGAATAAAGTTAGTCCTTTCAGAAAAGTTAATTCCAATAAAGCTACAAGGGAAAATTCCTCAAAAAACAGCTACCGGGAGCCATTTAGCATGTTGGGATATCCAAAGGTAGGGAAGACTGGTGATAAACCTGATGTTAAGGAAACTAGACAAGAAAATTCCAAGGCGGTTAACAGAGACAAAAATACCAAGAAAATTAAGAATGGAATGAAGCTTTTCACCATCGCTCCAACTCCTAACGCAGAGCTAAATCGGAAAGCAATGACTTTTTCAACAGTCGTTGAAGAGCTAAGTGACAAGTTTGCTGTCCGTCCAATAGCACACATTGGAAGATACAAGTCTACTTTACCTTCCAACCCTAACCTTGAAGTGAAGAAACCCACTACGATATTAAATCATTCGCTATTAGAAGCGCTTAACAAATCATTGACGTTTGACTCTCCCAATGTTATCAAGTTAACATTAAATGGAGATAATTTTATTGTTTCAAAGTTCAATCAGAATGCTGAAGAAACTCTTCGGGAAATGTTAGATAGCGTTGTAAAGTTTGGTGGGCCTGACTATGAGGTGAACAGTCTTGCTAAGAGTTTGGCCgaatttttgttttcttggACGTCAACAGAAGTGTACGATATAATCGAAAGGTTTCATCACGAATTCAGAGCCAAAGTTAATAGTTTAAGAGAACGGGCGAAGCCcattcattttttctttatcgCAGTATGTCAGcttcttttccttgaaaTTAGTAGATATTTCTCTACTTCTATATCAGTCAGAAATCAGATACCAGAGAAGATAACTGACCACATaatatctttctttaaaCTTTATTCTAAGTGTGAGATTATTAACCTTTATCGAAATAATGATACAATGACTGAAGCCATATCGTTATTAAGGTTTGTCATTGAATACTTAAAGTGTGAGGAGATGTTGTGGCAGAAACTACGACGGAATAAATTTTCACCCGCCGTCGCTGGAGTAATAGCAATGACATTTAGAACCAATAAGCAATGTTGGAGTATGGTGAAGGTGAATCAGACGTATCAAGATGCTGTATCTTGGATCAAATTTATTGGCATATGTTCGAATGAGCCATATGAATGGGAAATTACAAATGATCTCGCTCTTGACTTGTatgctttcttcaaagctcgcaaatttgaagattttgagGAAGAGtcaagatatcaaaactttCCTGTGGTGCCTCATCTTGAAGATGAACTGAGAGAGACCTTATTCAATACATTTATAAACATTCTTGAATCATGTCGTTTCAGTACTTCAACTTTAGAGAAGCTCACACCAATGTCAAAGATTCATGATTTAAACTCACCTTCTCTATTTGTCAATCGATTAAATCTTTTGTTGACTCTGGCGTACCAAAGCACTTACAGTTACGAAAGGCATTTTGAGGAGCTTTTGGAACAATATGTCTTGAACCTCGACCTTGATGTCCATCAAGTTATAATAAAAGCAATGCTGGAGGGTTCGTTGTCATTCTTCTCAATTTCTCACGAGAAAAAGCATACTGTTAAAGGTAAATGGGTTCCCATGTTATGGAAGAAAGTTTCCATTTACAAGTTGAATTCCATAAACAAAGTATGGAGAAgcttttggaaaaatctCAAAGACATCCTTCCACACTTGAGTAAATCCAGGGTGGCAATACTTAGGTCGTTTCAATCGATTCTTCACAATATGTTGCTTTCGGATAAAAAGTTAAACCAGGCAACTCAATTATTAGACATATATGTTGAGAGTTTGGAGATCTTGAACACTGACTGGATTCAAACACACGTTTTACAGCTGTTGGTATCAAAAGCGAAAGAAAACGTTACTTATCTCCATTACTATTGCAAAATAGCAAAATATTTGACTTGTAAGAACGCTCTTACTTGGTGGTCTTTATTCCATTATAACACTTTTGAGGATAATGAAAGTATATCTGTTACCTATTATACCTTTCTGGCTGAGGAATGTGATGCATCTACGTTCTCCCAAATGAAACTAACGGTATACCAAAAAATTCTCGCTCGCTTAATAAAACAAACTGATCCGTCTTTGATTAACTTAATTAATGTCATGGCCAGTAGAGATTCTAAATTACAGATAAAAATACGTCAAACTACAATGAACGAAAATGTTAATATCATGAAACAATTCTTGCTTGCGCTTTACTCTGCTGGTTACACGACTTTATTCCATGCTTTTCTTAacgatttgaaagatgtcTATTTTCAAGATTCTGCTGAGTATGAATTTATTAAAGATATTGTCTTGTTTTTGAATTACAAAATGATTGATACTGTGAGACTGTATCCTGTTTTTATACACCTGAGATCTGTATTTCACATCAATGATGAGGAAACTGAGAACTCTGCATTAAGGGAATATCTTCGAGGATTACCATCGGACAATGATAGATTATTATatcttgttgaaagagtGCTGTCAACATTAGAGAATAATATGAATATAACCTCGCTAATGgaaacaatgaaaaaagCTGTTAAAGATAAATGTTTCGATGATGACATTCGAACTTTCAGTACTGTACTTTCCGAGCTTCCGCTGAAGAGCCCAGATATCCAACTTCCTCCTCTGCTGATTGTTTGTGTCATATTTCTCGAACTTCTTAATGACAGAATCGAGTCATCACCTTTGAGGCCTTCTGAAGCTCGCACAGAATCCTTTATCGGGCTTGTTTATTCTATTTCCTCCAACATACACTTTTGCAGTCAGCAATTGACGTTGCATGAAATGAAAGCACCCATGCGTCAATATTATAGATTTTTCTATAATCTACTAAGAATGTCACTTGGATTTTCCCAACATCGTAAAATCAagagttttcttcaaaacgaACTATCAGGGTTGCCAAACATTGAAACTCTTCGCTCATCCTCTGTTGACTGCACTTTTGTAGACttgaattttgaaagaCGTTTTACAGATTGCCTTTCGAaacattctttcaacaattttgaCCTTTCGGCTGCTTTTTCTAGTTCAGAATTTCTAGCCGTAGACATCGATTACATGACTATGATCTCGAATGAATTCCTAATAACTACGTAA
- the BUD6 gene encoding formin-mediated actin nucleation enhancer (similar to uniprot|P41697 Saccharomyces cerevisiae YLR319C BUD6 Actin- and formin-interacting protein involved in actin cable nucleation and polarized cell growth isolated as bipolar budding mutant potential Cdc28p substrate), which yields METPPPISKSASSVETSVTKLLISTKQLLQILTQWSKGKVTERNVSDVYVQLGNDFKLVSRHFTHARIDISDLGDVPKDLRRILEVALRETASEETLNKYLPQIRDIIVKLLEKLKVKQAMIKLSRNEDALKYQHTPQRSSVSSVVSATTSLAGAGPTSTSAHIETKQIPTLEVPKGSESDALTQLKKGNNLQRRASKRFSAYHMAKLANQTASDPSNSPTSKNLAVPAAAAAAAAANVSDTESIKMERQPSRISSASSVDYHPMTGAPEPKGDNSSIDEIVVFLKIGEKVKRCVTSSHLSFNKLRLLFVEKFAYSPGGDVFPDIYVKEPKYEAFYELEESHLHGIIDGSVFQLQVQSSSLDEQFRQLQDGLLEKQDTIFQNLKEIIQNSTHVSSPDYSSGPKSSDSATVIHEDHRKEVAHIRHEITVLKQIHSDQKRSLQNTINAIVEKLQKFQSLSITTGKSANRDYMEKSQSKLSEVSDNLLSKVDDLQDVIEALRKDVAIRGARTPKKKIENVSSELDSAKKDLDQMRNYIDVEKPNWKTIWEAELDRVCEEQQFMTLQEDLVFDLQEDLNKVMETFDLVKLCCEQQEKAPKKNKGNPILPIAKPGTYNMIRDQVLTEVQNLNPDHDSRVEAIKKAEKLRNREKEYKENEAFEDELGNFVEKGNFKKAGGIEEIERLRKQKDEENLRVNFGLI from the coding sequence ATGGAAACACCACCACCAATTTCTAAATCAGCATCATCTGTGGAAACTAGTGTGACGAAACTATTGATTTCAACTAAACAACTATTACAAATTCTGACGCAATGGTCCAAGGGCAAAGTTACCGAGCGTAATGTTTCCGATGTGTATGTTCAATTGGGTAATGATTTCAAGTTAGTCAGTAGACATTTTACCCATGCTAGAATTGATATTTCGGATCTTGGCGATGTGCCAAAAGACCTTCGAAGAATATTGGAGGTGGCATTGAGAGAGACTGCATCTGAGGAAACGTTGAATAAATACCTACCGCAGATCAGAGATATTATAGTTAAACTCTTGGAGAAACTTAAGGTTAAACAGGCGATGATAAAACTGAGCAGGAATGAAGATgctttgaaatatcagcATACTCCTCAAAGATCTTCCGTTTCATCCGTAGTCAGCGCAACGACATCTTTGGCTGGCGCGGGACCGACATCTACTTCAGCTcatattgaaacaaaacaGATACCTACGTTAGAAGTTCCCAAGGGTTCTGAAAGCGATGCGTTaactcaattgaaaaagggAAATAATCTGCAAAGAAGAGCCTCGAAGAGGTTTTCAGCGTATCATATGGCGAAATTAGCCAACCAAACAGCTTCAGATCCATCGAATTCCCCAACGTCTAAAAATTTAGCAGTTCCAGCCGCTGCTGCAGCGGCAGCAGCGGCCAATGTTTCTGATACAGAAAGCATTAAAATGGAAAGACAGCCTTCTCGAATCTCTTCTGCTTCATCCGTAGATTATCATCCCATGACAGGAGCACCAGAACCAAAAGGTGATAACTCAAGCATAGATGAAATTGTTGTCTTTTTGAAGATCGGTGAGAAGGTGAAACGATGTGTAACTAGTTCTCACCTCTCTTTCAACAAGCTTAGACTTTTATTTGTTGAGAAATTTGCATATTCCCCAGGAGGTGATGTATTCCCTGACATATATGTGAAGGAACCCAAATACGAGGCATTTTACGAACTTGAAGAGAGTCACCTACATGGTATAATAGATGGGAGCGTATTCCAATTACAGGTACAATCATCGTCTCTAGATGAACAGTTCCGCCAACTTCAAGATGGTTTATTAGAAAAGCAAGatacaatttttcaaaatttgaaagagattATCCAAAATAGTACTCACGTATCGTCACCAGATTATTCAAGTGGTCCAAAATCCTCAGATTCTGCAACAGTTATACATGAGGATCATCGTAAAGAAGTTGCTCATATTAGGCACGAAATTACCGTTTTAAAACAGATACATAGCGACCAAAAGAGATCGCTTCAAAATACTATAAACGCTATCGTGGAAAAACTACAGAAATTCCAGAGCCTTTCAATAACTACAGGAAAGTCAGCTAATCGCGATTATATGGAAAAGTCCCAGTCGAAGTTATCCGAAGTTTCTGATAATCTTTTGAGTAAAGTTGACGATCTTCAAGATGTCATTGAGGCATTACGTAAAGATGTGGCCATTAGAGGTGCGAGAACacccaagaagaagattgaaAATGTATCGTCTGAATTAGACTCCGCTAAGAAggatttggatcaaatgaGAAATTATATAGATGTCGAAAAGCCAAATTGGAAAACTATTTGGGAAGCGGAATTAGATAGGGTGTGTGAAGAGCAACAGTTCATGACATTGCAAGAAGATCTCGTATTTGATTTACAAGAAGACTTGAATAAGGTTATGGAGACATTTGATTTGGTTAAATTGTGCTGCGAACAACAGGAAAAGGCcccaaagaagaataagGGAAACCCCATTCTTCCGATAGCCAAGCCAGGCACATATAATATGATCCGCGATCAAGTCTTGACTGAAGTTCAGAATCTCAACCCAGATCATGACAGTAGAGTGGAAGCCATTAAAAAGGCAGAAAAACTAAGAAACAGAGAGAAAGAGTACAAGGAAAATGAAGCctttgaagatgagttGGGCAATTTCGTTGAGAAAGGTAACTTCAAAAAGGCCGGTGGCATTGAGGAGATAGAACGCCtaagaaaacaaaaagacGAAGAAAATCTGCGTGTTAATTTTGGTCTGATATAG